The proteins below are encoded in one region of Persephonella sp.:
- the ilvN gene encoding acetolactate synthase small subunit translates to MSEEIKTIKLRPQPKSEIRKHIIVVRAQHNFGVLTRITSLFAGRGYNIESLTVGKTHEPNVARITIVVEGSERVVEQIIKQLRKLVETLRVRDITDAPHIERELTLIKVHAGEATARDEIMRLVNIFRAKVVDVSTDTYTIEITGTSDKIEAFINLLRPFGLKDIARTGILALTRESAKEELQEHKIE, encoded by the coding sequence ATGTCAGAAGAGATTAAAACAATAAAACTCAGACCACAACCTAAAAGTGAAATAAGAAAACATATAATAGTTGTTAGAGCCCAGCATAACTTTGGAGTTTTAACAAGGATAACAAGCCTCTTTGCAGGCAGAGGATATAACATAGAAAGCCTCACAGTAGGTAAAACCCACGAACCAAACGTAGCCAGAATAACAATAGTAGTAGAAGGAAGTGAAAGGGTAGTTGAGCAAATAATAAAACAATTGAGAAAACTTGTTGAAACACTTAGAGTAAGAGATATAACAGATGCTCCTCATATAGAAAGAGAATTAACCTTAATAAAAGTCCATGCCGGTGAAGCAACGGCAAGAGACGAAATAATGAGACTTGTTAATATATTTAGGGCAAAAGTTGTTGATGTATCAACCGATACATATACAATTGAAATAACAGGAACATCAGACAAAATAGAAGCATTCATAAATCTTCTTAGACCATTTGGCCTTAAAGATATTGCAAGAACAGGAATTCTTGCATTAACAAGGGAATCTGCTAAAGAGGAATTACAGGAACACAAAATAGAGTAA